The proteins below are encoded in one region of Mus caroli chromosome 10, CAROLI_EIJ_v1.1, whole genome shotgun sequence:
- the Mbd6 gene encoding methyl-CpG-binding domain protein 6 isoform X1, whose translation MNGDNASSAADRAGGPAATPVPIGWQRCVREGAVYYISPSGTELSSLEQTRSYLLSDGTCKCGLECPLNVPKVFNFDPLAPVTPGGAGVGPASEEDMTKLCNHRRKAVAMATLYRSMETTCSHSSPGEGASPQMFHTVSPGPPSVRPPCRAPPTTPLNGGPGSIPQDPPSVPQAFPPLTGPAGLFPPPRLPDPVPSAGSSSPCFLPRGNAPSPAPPPPPAISLNAPSYNWGSSLRSNLVPSDLGSPPAPHASSSPPSDSPLFHCSDALTSPPLPPSNNPPGPPGPPGPATQPPVSSATMHLPLVLGSLGGAPAVEGPGAPPFLASSLLSAAAKAQLPPPSTLQGRRPRAQAPSAAHASPRPSQRRPRRPPTVLRLLEGGGPQTPRRTRPRAPAPVPQPFPLPEPSQPILPSVLSLLGLPTPGPSHSDGSFNLLGSDAHLPPPPALSSGSPPQPRHPIQPSLPGTTSGSLSSVPGAPAPPAASKAPVVPSPVLQSPSDGLGMGAGPACPLPPLAGGEAFPFPSPEQGLALSGAGFPGMLGALPLPLSLGQPPPSPFLSHSLFGVLAGGGQPPPESLLPPPGGPGPPSAPGEPEGPSLLVASLLSPPPSDLLPPPSAPPSNLLASFLPLLALGPTAGDGEGSAEGAGGPNGEPFSGLGDLPPLLFPPLSAPPTLIALNSALLAASLDPPSGTPPQPCVLSAPQPGPPTSSVTTATTDPGASSLGKAPSNSGRSQLLSPLLSASLLAGDLSSLASSPGALPSLLQPPGPLLSSQLGLQLLPGGGAPPALSEASSPLACLLQSLQQIPPEQPDAPCLPPESPASALEPEPARPPLSALAPPHASPDPPVPELLTGRGSGKRGRRGGGGLRGINGETRPGRGRKPGSRREPGRLALKWGTRGGFNGQMERSPRRTHHWQHNGELAEGGAEPKDPPLPGPHSEDLKVPPGIVRKSRRGRRRKYNPARNSSSSRQDVTLEPSPTTRAAVPLPPRARPGRPAKNKRRKLAP comes from the exons ATGAATGGAGACAATGCGAGCAGTGCAGCAGACAGAGCTGGGGGCCCTGCGGCCACGCCTGTCCCCATCGGGTGGCAGCGCTGTGTGCGAGAAGGTGCTGTGTACTATATCAG CCCAAGTGGCACAGAGCTGTCTTCCTTGGAGCAAACCCGTAGCTACCTCCTCAGCGATGGGACCTGCAAGTGCGGTCTGGAGTGTCCACTTAATGTACCCAAG GTTTTCAACTTTGACCCTCTGGCCCCGGTGACCCcgggtggggctggggtggggcctGCATCAGAGGAGGACATGACCAAGCTGTGCAACCACAGGCGGAAagctgttgccatggcaactctGTACCGCAGCATGGAGACCACCTGCTCACACTCTTCTCCTG GAGAGGGAGCAAGCCCCCAGATGTTCCACACTGTGTCCCCAGGGCCCCCCTCTGTCCGCCCTCCTTGTCGAGCTCCTCCTACAACTCCACTAAACGGGGGTCCTGGCTCCATTCCCCAAGACCCACCTTCCGTTCCCCAGGCCTTCCCACCTCTGACAGGCCCTGCAGGGCTCTTCCCACCACCCCGGCTTCCTGATCCAGTTccctcagcaggcagcagcagccctTGTTTCCTCCCAAGAGGCAATgctccctctccagccccacctcccccacctgcTATCAGCCTCAATGCCCCCTCCTACAACTGGGGGTCTTCCCTCCGATCCAACCTGGTGCCCTCTGACCTGGGctctcctccagcccctcacGCCTCCTCTTCACCACCCTCAGACTCTCCTCTCTTCCACTGTAGCGATGCCTTAAcatctcctcccctgcccccaagcaATAACCCCCCTGGCCCCCCTGGTCCCCCTGGTCCTGCCACTCAGCCACCAGTGTCTTCAGCCACTATGCACCTGCCCTTGGTCCTGGGATCCTTGGGAGGGGCCCCCGCAGTGGAGGGGCCTGGGGCACCCCCATTCCTTGCTAGCAGTCTGCTCTCTGCAGCAGCCAAGGCCCAGCTGCCCCCTCCCAGCACTTTACAGGGCCGAAGGCCCCGTGCCCAGGCACCCTCAGCTGCCCACGCATCACCCCGTCCCTCTCAGCGGCGGCCTCGCCGGCCCCCAACTGTCTTGCGGTTGCTAGAAGGGGGAGGCCCTCAGACCCCTAGGCGGACCCGTCCTCGGGCGCCTGCTCCTGTCCCtcagccctttcctctcccagaGCCATCCCAGCCTATTCTCCCCTCTGTGCTGTCCTTACTGGGACTCCCCACCCCTGGCCCTTCCCATTCGGATGGAAGCTTTAACCTTTTGGGGTCAGATGCacaccttcctcctcccccagccctctCCTCAGGGAGCCCTCCCCAGCCCAGGCACCCCATTCAGCCCTCTCTGCCTGGGACCACCAGTGGCAGCCTCAGCAGTGTGCCAG gTGCCCCTGCCCCACCAGCTGCCTCCAAAGCCCCTGTAGTCCCCAGTCCTGTGCTTCAAAGCCCGTCTGATGggctggggatgggggcaggcccagcctgccctctgcctcccttggCTGGTGGGGAGGCTTTCCCTTTCCCCAGCCCTGAGCAGGGCCTGGCTCTCAGTGGAGCTGGCTTCCCGGGGATGCTAGGGGCCTTGCCTCTCCCTCTGAGTCTGGGGCAGCCTCCCCCTTCTCCATTCCTTAGCCACAGTTTATTTGGTGTGCTGGCAGGGGGAGGACAGCCTCCTCCTGAGTCCCTGTTGCCCCCACCAGGGGGGCCTGGCCCTCCCTCAGCCCCAGGCGAGCCCGAAGGACCTTCACTCTTGGTGGCTTCTCTGCTTTCACCACCCCCTTCCgacctcctcccccctccttctgcaCCCCCCAGCAATCTCCTTGCCTCTTTTCTGCCCCTATTGGCCCTGGGCCCCACAGCTGGGGATGGGGAAGGCTCTGCAGAGGGAGCTGGGGGTCCAAATGGGGAGCCATTTTCAGGTTTGGGAGACCTGCCCCCCCTATTATTCCCCCCACTTTCAGCCCCACCCACCCTCATAGCTTTAAATTCTGcgctgctggctgccagcctggaTCCCCCCTCGGGGACACCCCCCCAG CCCTGTGTCCTGAGTGCCCCCCAACCTGGACCACCTACCTCCAGTGTCACCACGGCAACTACTGACCCGGGGGCCTCCTCTCTGGGCAAGGCCCCCTCCAACTCAGGGAGATCCCAACTTCTTAGCCCTCTGCTGAGTGCCAGCCTGCTGG CAGGTGATCTGTCTTCACTGGCCAGCAGCCCTGGAGCCCTCCCCAGCCTGTTGCAGCCTCCTGGCCCTCTTCTTTCCAGCCAGTTAGGGCTGCAGCTCCTCCCTGGGGGGGGAGCGCCTCCTGCCCTGTCAGAGGCTTCTAGTCCCCTTGCCTGCCTGCTACAGAGTCTCCAG CAGATCCCTCCAGAGCAGCCAGACGCCCCCTGTCTGCCCCCCGAGAGCCCCGCCTCAGCCCTCGAACCGGAGCCTGCCCGGCCTCCCCTCAGTGCCTTAGCCCCACCCCATGCTTCTCCTGACCCCCCAGTCCCCGAGCTGCTCACTGGGAGGGGGTCAGGGAAACGGGGccggaggggaggagggggacttAGGGGCATTAACGGTGAGACCAGGCCAGGCAGAGGCCGAAAGCCGGGCAGCCGCCGAGAGCCTGGCCGGCTAGCACTCAAGTGGGGGACACGTGGTGGCTTCAATGGACAAATGGAACGGTCCCCAAGAAGGACTCACCATTGGCAGCATAATGGGGAGCTAGCAGAAGGGGGTGCTGAGCCCAAGGATCCACCCCTTCCTGGGCCCCATTCTGAGGACCTTAAG GTGCCCCCGGGGATAGTCAGAAAGTCTCGTCGTGGCCGGAGGAGAAAATACAA CCCTGCCCGGAACAGCAGCAGCTCCCGCCAGGACGTTACCTTGGAACCCAGCCCTACAACTCGA GCAgctgtccctctgcctccccggGCCCGCCCTGGACGTCCTGCCAAAAATAAGAGGAGGAAACTGGCCCCATAG
- the Mbd6 gene encoding methyl-CpG-binding domain protein 6 isoform X2 gives MNGDNASSAADRAGGPAATPVPIGWQRCVREGAVYYISPSGTELSSLEQTRSYLLSDGTCKCGLECPLNVPKVFNFDPLAPVTPGGAGVGPASEEDMTKLCNHRRKAVAMATLYRSMETTCSHSSPGEGASPQMFHTVSPGPPSVRPPCRAPPTTPLNGGPGSIPQDPPSVPQAFPPLTGPAGLFPPPRLPDPVPSAGSSSPCFLPRGNAPSPAPPPPPAISLNAPSYNWGSSLRSNLVPSDLGSPPAPHASSSPPSDSPLFHCSDALTSPPLPPSNNPPGPPGPPGPATQPPVSSATMHLPLVLGSLGGAPAVEGPGAPPFLASSLLSAAAKAQLPPPSTLQGRRPRAQAPSAAHASPRPSQRRPRRPPTVLRLLEGGGPQTPRRTRPRAPAPVPQPFPLPEPSQPILPSVLSLLGLPTPGPSHSDGSFNLLGSDAHLPPPPALSSGSPPQPRHPIQPSLPGTTSGSLSSVPGAPAPPAASKAPVVPSPVLQSPSDGLGMGAGPACPLPPLAGGEAFPFPSPEQGLALSGAGFPGMLGALPLPLSLGQPPPSPFLSHSLFGVLAGGGQPPPESLLPPPGGPGPPSAPGEPEGPSLLVASLLSPPPSDLLPPPSAPPSNLLASFLPLLALGPTAGDGEGSAEGAGGPNGEPFSGLGDLPPLLFPPLSAPPTLIALNSALLAASLDPPSGTPPQPCVLSAPQPGPPTSSVTTATTDPGASSLGKAPSNSGRSQLLSPLLSASLLGDLSSLASSPGALPSLLQPPGPLLSSQLGLQLLPGGGAPPALSEASSPLACLLQSLQQIPPEQPDAPCLPPESPASALEPEPARPPLSALAPPHASPDPPVPELLTGRGSGKRGRRGGGGLRGINGETRPGRGRKPGSRREPGRLALKWGTRGGFNGQMERSPRRTHHWQHNGELAEGGAEPKDPPLPGPHSEDLKVPPGIVRKSRRGRRRKYNPARNSSSSRQDVTLEPSPTTRAAVPLPPRARPGRPAKNKRRKLAP, from the exons ATGAATGGAGACAATGCGAGCAGTGCAGCAGACAGAGCTGGGGGCCCTGCGGCCACGCCTGTCCCCATCGGGTGGCAGCGCTGTGTGCGAGAAGGTGCTGTGTACTATATCAG CCCAAGTGGCACAGAGCTGTCTTCCTTGGAGCAAACCCGTAGCTACCTCCTCAGCGATGGGACCTGCAAGTGCGGTCTGGAGTGTCCACTTAATGTACCCAAG GTTTTCAACTTTGACCCTCTGGCCCCGGTGACCCcgggtggggctggggtggggcctGCATCAGAGGAGGACATGACCAAGCTGTGCAACCACAGGCGGAAagctgttgccatggcaactctGTACCGCAGCATGGAGACCACCTGCTCACACTCTTCTCCTG GAGAGGGAGCAAGCCCCCAGATGTTCCACACTGTGTCCCCAGGGCCCCCCTCTGTCCGCCCTCCTTGTCGAGCTCCTCCTACAACTCCACTAAACGGGGGTCCTGGCTCCATTCCCCAAGACCCACCTTCCGTTCCCCAGGCCTTCCCACCTCTGACAGGCCCTGCAGGGCTCTTCCCACCACCCCGGCTTCCTGATCCAGTTccctcagcaggcagcagcagccctTGTTTCCTCCCAAGAGGCAATgctccctctccagccccacctcccccacctgcTATCAGCCTCAATGCCCCCTCCTACAACTGGGGGTCTTCCCTCCGATCCAACCTGGTGCCCTCTGACCTGGGctctcctccagcccctcacGCCTCCTCTTCACCACCCTCAGACTCTCCTCTCTTCCACTGTAGCGATGCCTTAAcatctcctcccctgcccccaagcaATAACCCCCCTGGCCCCCCTGGTCCCCCTGGTCCTGCCACTCAGCCACCAGTGTCTTCAGCCACTATGCACCTGCCCTTGGTCCTGGGATCCTTGGGAGGGGCCCCCGCAGTGGAGGGGCCTGGGGCACCCCCATTCCTTGCTAGCAGTCTGCTCTCTGCAGCAGCCAAGGCCCAGCTGCCCCCTCCCAGCACTTTACAGGGCCGAAGGCCCCGTGCCCAGGCACCCTCAGCTGCCCACGCATCACCCCGTCCCTCTCAGCGGCGGCCTCGCCGGCCCCCAACTGTCTTGCGGTTGCTAGAAGGGGGAGGCCCTCAGACCCCTAGGCGGACCCGTCCTCGGGCGCCTGCTCCTGTCCCtcagccctttcctctcccagaGCCATCCCAGCCTATTCTCCCCTCTGTGCTGTCCTTACTGGGACTCCCCACCCCTGGCCCTTCCCATTCGGATGGAAGCTTTAACCTTTTGGGGTCAGATGCacaccttcctcctcccccagccctctCCTCAGGGAGCCCTCCCCAGCCCAGGCACCCCATTCAGCCCTCTCTGCCTGGGACCACCAGTGGCAGCCTCAGCAGTGTGCCAG gTGCCCCTGCCCCACCAGCTGCCTCCAAAGCCCCTGTAGTCCCCAGTCCTGTGCTTCAAAGCCCGTCTGATGggctggggatgggggcaggcccagcctgccctctgcctcccttggCTGGTGGGGAGGCTTTCCCTTTCCCCAGCCCTGAGCAGGGCCTGGCTCTCAGTGGAGCTGGCTTCCCGGGGATGCTAGGGGCCTTGCCTCTCCCTCTGAGTCTGGGGCAGCCTCCCCCTTCTCCATTCCTTAGCCACAGTTTATTTGGTGTGCTGGCAGGGGGAGGACAGCCTCCTCCTGAGTCCCTGTTGCCCCCACCAGGGGGGCCTGGCCCTCCCTCAGCCCCAGGCGAGCCCGAAGGACCTTCACTCTTGGTGGCTTCTCTGCTTTCACCACCCCCTTCCgacctcctcccccctccttctgcaCCCCCCAGCAATCTCCTTGCCTCTTTTCTGCCCCTATTGGCCCTGGGCCCCACAGCTGGGGATGGGGAAGGCTCTGCAGAGGGAGCTGGGGGTCCAAATGGGGAGCCATTTTCAGGTTTGGGAGACCTGCCCCCCCTATTATTCCCCCCACTTTCAGCCCCACCCACCCTCATAGCTTTAAATTCTGcgctgctggctgccagcctggaTCCCCCCTCGGGGACACCCCCCCAG CCCTGTGTCCTGAGTGCCCCCCAACCTGGACCACCTACCTCCAGTGTCACCACGGCAACTACTGACCCGGGGGCCTCCTCTCTGGGCAAGGCCCCCTCCAACTCAGGGAGATCCCAACTTCTTAGCCCTCTGCTGAGTGCCAGCCTGCTGG GTGATCTGTCTTCACTGGCCAGCAGCCCTGGAGCCCTCCCCAGCCTGTTGCAGCCTCCTGGCCCTCTTCTTTCCAGCCAGTTAGGGCTGCAGCTCCTCCCTGGGGGGGGAGCGCCTCCTGCCCTGTCAGAGGCTTCTAGTCCCCTTGCCTGCCTGCTACAGAGTCTCCAG CAGATCCCTCCAGAGCAGCCAGACGCCCCCTGTCTGCCCCCCGAGAGCCCCGCCTCAGCCCTCGAACCGGAGCCTGCCCGGCCTCCCCTCAGTGCCTTAGCCCCACCCCATGCTTCTCCTGACCCCCCAGTCCCCGAGCTGCTCACTGGGAGGGGGTCAGGGAAACGGGGccggaggggaggagggggacttAGGGGCATTAACGGTGAGACCAGGCCAGGCAGAGGCCGAAAGCCGGGCAGCCGCCGAGAGCCTGGCCGGCTAGCACTCAAGTGGGGGACACGTGGTGGCTTCAATGGACAAATGGAACGGTCCCCAAGAAGGACTCACCATTGGCAGCATAATGGGGAGCTAGCAGAAGGGGGTGCTGAGCCCAAGGATCCACCCCTTCCTGGGCCCCATTCTGAGGACCTTAAG GTGCCCCCGGGGATAGTCAGAAAGTCTCGTCGTGGCCGGAGGAGAAAATACAA CCCTGCCCGGAACAGCAGCAGCTCCCGCCAGGACGTTACCTTGGAACCCAGCCCTACAACTCGA GCAgctgtccctctgcctccccggGCCCGCCCTGGACGTCCTGCCAAAAATAAGAGGAGGAAACTGGCCCCATAG
- the Mbd6 gene encoding methyl-CpG-binding domain protein 6 isoform X3, giving the protein MNGDNASSAADRAGGPAATPVPIGWQRCVREGAVYYISPSGTELSSLEQTRSYLLSDGTCKCGLECPLNVPKVFNFDPLAPVTPGGAGVGPASEEDMTKLCNHRRKAVAMATLYRSMETTCSHSSPGEGASPQMFHTVSPGPPSVRPPCRAPPTTPLNGGPGSIPQDPPSVPQAFPPLTGPAGLFPPPRLPDPVPSAGSSSPCFLPRGNAPSPAPPPPPAISLNAPSYNWGSSLRSNLVPSDLGSPPAPHASSSPPSDSPLFHCSDALTSPPLPPSNNPPGPPGPPGPATQPPVSSATMHLPLVLGSLGGAPAVEGPGAPPFLASSLLSAAAKAQLPPPSTLQGRRPRAQAPSAAHASPRPSQRRPRRPPTVLRLLEGGGPQTPRRTRPRAPAPVPQPFPLPEPSQPILPSVLSLLGLPTPGPSHSDGSFNLLGSDAHLPPPPALSSGSPPQPRHPIQPSLPGTTSGSLSSVPGAPAPPAASKAPVVPSPVLQSPSDGLGMGAGPACPLPPLAGGEAFPFPSPEQGLALSGAGFPGMLGALPLPLSLGQPPPSPFLSHSLFGVLAGGGQPPPESLLPPPGGPGPPSAPGEPEGPSLLVASLLSPPPSDLLPPPSAPPSNLLASFLPLLALGPTAGDGEGSAEGAGGPNGEPFSGLGDLPPLLFPPLSAPPTLIALNSALLAASLDPPSGTPPQPCVLSAPQPGPPTSSVTTATTDPGASSLGKAPSNSGRSQLLSPLLSASLLAGDLSSLASSPGALPSLLQPPGPLLSSQLGLQLLPGGGAPPALSEASSPLACLLQSLQIPPEQPDAPCLPPESPASALEPEPARPPLSALAPPHASPDPPVPELLTGRGSGKRGRRGGGGLRGINGETRPGRGRKPGSRREPGRLALKWGTRGGFNGQMERSPRRTHHWQHNGELAEGGAEPKDPPLPGPHSEDLKVPPGIVRKSRRGRRRKYNPARNSSSSRQDVTLEPSPTTRAAVPLPPRARPGRPAKNKRRKLAP; this is encoded by the exons ATGAATGGAGACAATGCGAGCAGTGCAGCAGACAGAGCTGGGGGCCCTGCGGCCACGCCTGTCCCCATCGGGTGGCAGCGCTGTGTGCGAGAAGGTGCTGTGTACTATATCAG CCCAAGTGGCACAGAGCTGTCTTCCTTGGAGCAAACCCGTAGCTACCTCCTCAGCGATGGGACCTGCAAGTGCGGTCTGGAGTGTCCACTTAATGTACCCAAG GTTTTCAACTTTGACCCTCTGGCCCCGGTGACCCcgggtggggctggggtggggcctGCATCAGAGGAGGACATGACCAAGCTGTGCAACCACAGGCGGAAagctgttgccatggcaactctGTACCGCAGCATGGAGACCACCTGCTCACACTCTTCTCCTG GAGAGGGAGCAAGCCCCCAGATGTTCCACACTGTGTCCCCAGGGCCCCCCTCTGTCCGCCCTCCTTGTCGAGCTCCTCCTACAACTCCACTAAACGGGGGTCCTGGCTCCATTCCCCAAGACCCACCTTCCGTTCCCCAGGCCTTCCCACCTCTGACAGGCCCTGCAGGGCTCTTCCCACCACCCCGGCTTCCTGATCCAGTTccctcagcaggcagcagcagccctTGTTTCCTCCCAAGAGGCAATgctccctctccagccccacctcccccacctgcTATCAGCCTCAATGCCCCCTCCTACAACTGGGGGTCTTCCCTCCGATCCAACCTGGTGCCCTCTGACCTGGGctctcctccagcccctcacGCCTCCTCTTCACCACCCTCAGACTCTCCTCTCTTCCACTGTAGCGATGCCTTAAcatctcctcccctgcccccaagcaATAACCCCCCTGGCCCCCCTGGTCCCCCTGGTCCTGCCACTCAGCCACCAGTGTCTTCAGCCACTATGCACCTGCCCTTGGTCCTGGGATCCTTGGGAGGGGCCCCCGCAGTGGAGGGGCCTGGGGCACCCCCATTCCTTGCTAGCAGTCTGCTCTCTGCAGCAGCCAAGGCCCAGCTGCCCCCTCCCAGCACTTTACAGGGCCGAAGGCCCCGTGCCCAGGCACCCTCAGCTGCCCACGCATCACCCCGTCCCTCTCAGCGGCGGCCTCGCCGGCCCCCAACTGTCTTGCGGTTGCTAGAAGGGGGAGGCCCTCAGACCCCTAGGCGGACCCGTCCTCGGGCGCCTGCTCCTGTCCCtcagccctttcctctcccagaGCCATCCCAGCCTATTCTCCCCTCTGTGCTGTCCTTACTGGGACTCCCCACCCCTGGCCCTTCCCATTCGGATGGAAGCTTTAACCTTTTGGGGTCAGATGCacaccttcctcctcccccagccctctCCTCAGGGAGCCCTCCCCAGCCCAGGCACCCCATTCAGCCCTCTCTGCCTGGGACCACCAGTGGCAGCCTCAGCAGTGTGCCAG gTGCCCCTGCCCCACCAGCTGCCTCCAAAGCCCCTGTAGTCCCCAGTCCTGTGCTTCAAAGCCCGTCTGATGggctggggatgggggcaggcccagcctgccctctgcctcccttggCTGGTGGGGAGGCTTTCCCTTTCCCCAGCCCTGAGCAGGGCCTGGCTCTCAGTGGAGCTGGCTTCCCGGGGATGCTAGGGGCCTTGCCTCTCCCTCTGAGTCTGGGGCAGCCTCCCCCTTCTCCATTCCTTAGCCACAGTTTATTTGGTGTGCTGGCAGGGGGAGGACAGCCTCCTCCTGAGTCCCTGTTGCCCCCACCAGGGGGGCCTGGCCCTCCCTCAGCCCCAGGCGAGCCCGAAGGACCTTCACTCTTGGTGGCTTCTCTGCTTTCACCACCCCCTTCCgacctcctcccccctccttctgcaCCCCCCAGCAATCTCCTTGCCTCTTTTCTGCCCCTATTGGCCCTGGGCCCCACAGCTGGGGATGGGGAAGGCTCTGCAGAGGGAGCTGGGGGTCCAAATGGGGAGCCATTTTCAGGTTTGGGAGACCTGCCCCCCCTATTATTCCCCCCACTTTCAGCCCCACCCACCCTCATAGCTTTAAATTCTGcgctgctggctgccagcctggaTCCCCCCTCGGGGACACCCCCCCAG CCCTGTGTCCTGAGTGCCCCCCAACCTGGACCACCTACCTCCAGTGTCACCACGGCAACTACTGACCCGGGGGCCTCCTCTCTGGGCAAGGCCCCCTCCAACTCAGGGAGATCCCAACTTCTTAGCCCTCTGCTGAGTGCCAGCCTGCTGG CAGGTGATCTGTCTTCACTGGCCAGCAGCCCTGGAGCCCTCCCCAGCCTGTTGCAGCCTCCTGGCCCTCTTCTTTCCAGCCAGTTAGGGCTGCAGCTCCTCCCTGGGGGGGGAGCGCCTCCTGCCCTGTCAGAGGCTTCTAGTCCCCTTGCCTGCCTGCTACAGAGTCTCCAG ATCCCTCCAGAGCAGCCAGACGCCCCCTGTCTGCCCCCCGAGAGCCCCGCCTCAGCCCTCGAACCGGAGCCTGCCCGGCCTCCCCTCAGTGCCTTAGCCCCACCCCATGCTTCTCCTGACCCCCCAGTCCCCGAGCTGCTCACTGGGAGGGGGTCAGGGAAACGGGGccggaggggaggagggggacttAGGGGCATTAACGGTGAGACCAGGCCAGGCAGAGGCCGAAAGCCGGGCAGCCGCCGAGAGCCTGGCCGGCTAGCACTCAAGTGGGGGACACGTGGTGGCTTCAATGGACAAATGGAACGGTCCCCAAGAAGGACTCACCATTGGCAGCATAATGGGGAGCTAGCAGAAGGGGGTGCTGAGCCCAAGGATCCACCCCTTCCTGGGCCCCATTCTGAGGACCTTAAG GTGCCCCCGGGGATAGTCAGAAAGTCTCGTCGTGGCCGGAGGAGAAAATACAA CCCTGCCCGGAACAGCAGCAGCTCCCGCCAGGACGTTACCTTGGAACCCAGCCCTACAACTCGA GCAgctgtccctctgcctccccggGCCCGCCCTGGACGTCCTGCCAAAAATAAGAGGAGGAAACTGGCCCCATAG